In Conger conger chromosome 5, fConCon1.1, whole genome shotgun sequence, the DNA window AAAGCTGGTCACAGCTCATTGAGTCCCACTGACATTTGATCTGTACAGTTGACATTGTAGAAACCTTACTGTATTTGCCTGTCAGACTGCATGATATATTTTAATCGAATAAGAGTATGCTTGCTGCAGTTTGTTTATGTCTCTtttatcaataaaaaatatctatatttTATCACACACCATATAACACATTCTGTCGTGCTCCACACTGTATACAATTGTTTCTAATGACCTGTTGATAATTTTATATCACCTTTAATTAGAAATGTAAGAACAATGCCGGCACTATAATGGCTAAATTGAAGTGTTCTCTCTCCAGTGGCAATCAAAGAAGAAAGCGCCAGAGTGCATTAATGGAAAAAAGCCCGATTTAACACGACAGCTGCTTTCCTGTGACAAAGCCACATTTTTAATGCAAGAAAGTCCATTCATGGGCTATCTCCGCCGCAACCTAAAGAGCAGAGTGTGATTatcctccctctgcctccctcgcCCCCCAGGACCTACCTTCCCCAGGGAGTCCTTTCATCTCTTTCACTCATCAGCTGGGCTCCTCCGCTTCCTGTAGCCGTCTCCTGCCCCCACCCGCCAGACCGCCCCCCATACGCCTGCACCCGAACCACCATTTTATCTCCCCTGCGTCTAGTCTGCGGGACAGCCTGTGCAATTACCCTATGAAGACATACGCCTCTTTGCAGCAATTTCATGTCACGgttgaaatgttttaatgtcaTAATGGAGCACGTCTTTTGTCATAACTTCAGCCTACCTTAAACCGCAGATAGTCTCAATCTGACTGATTAATGCAAGTCGCAATCCTGCTGGTGAGTGCAGTTAGCATGTCTGCATAGCATAGCAGCTGCTTGAGGCCCAGAAAAGGGGCATTTTGAAAGAAGCAGGGTCAATGTTTTTTCTGTCGAAACGTGCAGTTTTGCTTTGtattaaatcaataaatacatacacacatacatacatacaggcaaATGTacgtaaatgaataaattacttttttttgtagTAATGGAAAAGTACTGTGAGCACTTCAAGGGTATCAAAGCATGTGGCCACTGGTGTTCACTGGAAGCAGAGGAACCgaaaatgtatgaaaagaaaaatgttccaAGGCACTCACGTGGACGTTAAAAAGCCTTTCTTCCATGGATTAGAACATATAAAAAATTCTGCCAAGTAATGCTTTACAGCTAAACAGCCTTCATCAGAGAGTTTTCATAGTATTGTATCTCAAATGTTCATTATGTAGTGCAAAGCAATGGCCAGCTTTGGCACATACCTGCAATACCTGTCCTCTAGACTCTGAAGTATGTGGGGCACTCAAAGGCATGTAATTTATCTAAACATGGTGGGCATAAACCACAGTGGCCAATATTCTGTATGAGGCTTTCTAAAGGACAGAACCTATGGCATATGATGATAGTAAGTGTGTGAAGAACTCTATATAGGTCTaaaatggcacacacacatatgtgcatgtTCTTTTGTGTCGCATGtacacagtgaaatgtccagtgttaattcatcTCTGACAAggtacatatgagtccaattGGGACTATAAACTTGGTTcgaacagggttttttttttgccatagcGGTCATTTATGGAACtctctgtcataggtgtgaagtacAAACGTTCCCAGACAAAtagccattttgcctgacaaagaacgcTTTAACTAGATAGGGCTCTCCTACGGAATCACAGGGttcgctctgtgtgtgtgtgtgtgtgtgtatgtacactgttgttttaacactgaacatttttctgtgtaccAGTAGGTATTGCACAGTTTCAATCCAGACATAAACCTTTCTGCTTTGTgcatcaaaaataaaattaaaataaaacctcTGGCTACACATCTTAATGTTCAGCTGAGCTATGCTAATGATTAATCTTTGTGTAGACAACATAGATAACCTATGAAAGGGTAATGGTAGGAACAGGTTTTGCTTTGGGGTTTATTGGCTGAAAGTGTTTTGCAGTCTGTGTGGTCTCACACTGCTTTTTCTGTGACTTGAAAAGCACTTGAGATATAGCGCATTGTTGCAATTAGTTTTTATGCATGAAGTCATCAATTTAAGTACATGTTGGGTTATACcaacaaaaaatatgtataaagtATGCATACTTTCATTCAAACGTCATGGGATGGGTCCAGTATAAGGGTCcaacaaaatataaatgttgaaaaatgcaaaaagtaTAGATTACACCCCTGTGAAATATACAGAACATCCCAAGTGATTCTTTTTTGACAAAATTGCATATTAGGCAATGTAATGATTTCTAAATAGTCCATGAATGACTAATCAAAATTACATTAtggtatattacattattactatGTGTGCAGTGAATTGCCATAATTGGAGGTTTGCTTCAGTGTCTACATGATATTACATAATGAATATGCAGATACCGAAATGTGTTTATAGCTACTTGGGtagatttcattatttttctaaatgtgaTCAAGTTTTTCTATGCCCCCTGACAGAGAGGATTGTTTCAGAAGTTGGcattataattttttctgaaTTGCTGACTCTTATAGATCTAGATATATTATCTATAATAAATTAAGGGTTTAAACCATTTGAACAGGGCATATCATAGTGGGTATGTAGCCTACTGTAGTCCAGTTATTCCTCTTGCTTTCTTGATATATAATTTTGAAACAAAGCGCGCGTGTAGTTGTCTTCAGTGAACGGGAAAATTACACCAACAACAATGGGCTATAACAAATGTAGTAAAAAATGGACcattttaaatcaattaaaatcAATAACGCAAGCGTTATTGATGCGTTTCCGCGATTGTTGAGTTTTACACAGCAATTGATGAGCATCAAGGATCACTGGCTGGTCACAGTCACTGAGCAGGTGTCGGGACGTGATGAACAGAGTGAACGCTTCTCCCCTCCTCCGCCGTGTGATGACGGGCTGACTGACTGTACCACTGGAGCAATGGTTTTCACTCACTTTCACCAGCAACAAAGCGGCAACGGCTGTACACTGACGTAAACCATCCAGCACAGCTTCCGAGGAATAAGGCGTTCTGATCCGGGACACTTGGAGCCGAAACAGTAAGACCTAAAATTACGAACTAGCAAACAATAAGGATGGAAATGGACCGCCAAGAACAAGAAAGGGTGTCGGCGGGCTCCAACCCCACGATTCTGACACCATAATCCGCGGAAATCAGATAGCTACATCTGCTATGAAACGACATGTATTCTGAAGGGACAGTTATGATAAGAGTTGCTGCAGGGTGCCGCAGAGCCTTGGTGCTCTATAGTAGGTAGTTTAATGATTTTATGGTAATTATGGTCTTTGGGGTGGGGATGGATTAATGAACGGATCTGATATGTTTGCGTTAAGTCAGTGACCACCATTGGCAGGGTAAGCTACATGTCATAGTGAAAAATCTACCTATACCGCATTCTGGCAATTTCAGCTACAGGCAATTGAATTGCACAGGGTGGTTGAATGTcttcaaacaaattaattaaacatttaaacgaTCTGGGAAAATGCAGCCAATGTGATCATGGCGTTTTCCATACATTAAACTCGTGTTTCTAGCAGCAATTCGTAAACGCTGGTCTTGCACCGAAACATATGCTCTAAAAAAGACTCTAAATACGTGACGCATCTAACGTTGGGAATCCTTCCCATCAGCTGAAACAGCCTACCTATTTCGCTGCTCGGAGGAAGCGCTATAAAGAAGGAACATGACTCATTTGCAAGCGGGCTTATCCCCAGAAACGCTGGAGAAAGCCAAGGTGGAGTTGAAAGAAAACCCTGATACTTTGCATCAAGACATACAGGAGGTGAGGGATATGATTATCACGCGCCCAGACATTGGCTTTCTCAGGACAGACGATGCTTTCATCCTGAGATTCCTCAGAGCGCGGAAATTTAACCATTTCGAGGCGTTCCGGTTGCTTGCTCAGTATTTCGAATACCGACAGCAAAACCTGGATATGTTCAAGAACTTGAAAGCGACTGACCCGGGTATCAAGCAGGCTCTGAAAGACGGGTTCCCCGGGGTACTGTCCAACTTGGACCGATATGGCAGGAAAATTCTGGTTCTGTTCGCCGCAAACTGGGATCAGAGCAGGTAATGCATTTCCTTTTCAACAGCGGGCATCACTGAGCTGTTCTTTCAGAACCACAGATTTTTTTGCTATCTAACACACTTTTGTGACAGGGATTTGGTCTGCGTGttttatttatccatttgtTATATTACAACGTAATTGTTAACCAAGCCTGGATATCTATGACAAAGCACGTGGTGGTAAAATTAGCGTTAAGCATCAAACAGTTAAAAGTCGATTTTACCAACCAGTACGCATTGGGAGGCATGGGCAGATTTAGGACGCTCTTGTTCAatattctgcattgttttatgGACCAAAGTGTGTCAGCTGTCGTGCTGCAAGCACTCAAAACTTATGTCGTGTTGATTAATCTAGAAGACATGTTCCCCATGTTGAATTGCATTTAAATCCTGTAGTAGGCTCCGCGCTGAGGTAATTCAGTAGGCCTCAGAGAAGGAGAAACCTATGAtgctggaaaaaaagagaaagtccAGTGaaagtgagtgttttttttttttagtttaatcAACAAAGCGTCCATAATCCCCATGGTTGCCATGGCACGGTTTACTGGGATCTCCACATTCCGTTGTCTTTAAGCGCCCAATGTAGTTAGGCTAGACTCGAGGGCCTTTAGAAAGCTGCTGTTCATTTaaccagggggacagggggaagtACGTGTCAAAGCATGAGTGTTTGAAGGATGGTGCTTTTCTGGCACACAAAGACAACACGTGACACAGGTCGGGGAAGGAAGGGGTGGAAATTCACGCTTgctgaatttaattaattatttatcttACGtaatttgcattttatataggTGCATGCAATTATACACTGTTTTCGTTCGCGAAATAAAATGAGTTTAAGAGGGAAATACGGAGGTAGATACAAAACGAATAGGCTTATTTAAGATGTTGAATCCCTGTGTGTACATCTAATAACCTGGTGAGGAAAGCATGGTGCTGAAAGTAATTATAATATGACTTtaatcatactgtatgtatataacaGTCTGTTGTGATGCATTAACATATCAGTTAGCAACATCATTTTACACCTGACCTAAGACCGTGTTGCCTCATTTACAGCATTATAGTAAGGTCTCATTGGGTAACAGCTTTCCTTGCTTGCAGGTACACATTTGTGGATATATTGCGGGCTATTCTCTTGTCTTTGGAGACCATGATAGAGGaccctgagctgcaggtgaatgGATTTGTGTTGATAATTGACTGGAGCAACTTCACCTTTAAGCAAGCTTCAAAACTAACGCCAAGCATGCTGCGGCTTGCCATCGAAGGCCTTCAGGTAACATACTGAATCTTGCTTTTATATTTGGAGATTTGTTTTTTGCTTATTACATTTCTTCTTACccacattcttcttcttcttcttcttcttcttcttctcgtcctcctcctcctcatgtgTGTACAATACATATTAATCATATTAAGCAACTTGTTCTTGTAGCTGTAACTTGCAGAAGTACTGACTGCACTTTAGTGTATACCCGCCATAATCTCTACAAGCGTATAACTGGCCCTTGCAGTTGATTTACATATCAAACATTCCACACCGCACCGCAGGTGTGAAGTGGTGGATCCAGAAGTCTTTTTCCCTGTTTTATTAGTATTCTCTTTCAGAAGTAGCACTTTGTAGCAGGAAGGCTTTTGCTTTCATATATGCTAGTTTAAGCTACAGGAGAGATAGAAGTGACTATGGATACCCTACAGTTAGTTTTGTCATGGATGTGTAACCCacaattaaacatttgcatgtgATATTCCCTAAAATGTAGCATGTCTCCATTATTGTTTACCATTTGGCTGGATATTTTTTCACTGGCGTTGTTTATGTTTGATAAAAGGTACAGGGAACTAACATGGCACGtggtatttgcatatttttgaaaattatttgattttaattttaaattatattaagcTGTTATGAAAGGCGACTGTGATCTTAATGCCGGACCAGGTGCATGATTGACATATTCATAATCATTGACGACAATGATTAATATGTTATTAGCTGATAATTTTGTTCCTGATTAAATGACAGGTtctatttattcttattttggaaaaacccacacaaattacacacacacacacacccacccacacacacacacacacacacgcacacacacatacacactcacactcacacacacacgcacacattactGGTTACTCAATCTGCACATTACTAGTTCTCTGTAATGTATTCAGACAGCTAAGGTTTATATGTGCTATTTAATTTATCACTTTTGAAGAACACCATTGCCCTTCTTTTAATTTAAATCTATAATCCAGCTGTCCTAAGTCTACACTCCAATAAATGGAGTGTTCAGACATCCCACCCAAAATATTCTTAAAATGATGAGGTTGTAGCATTTTCACTATAATGAAAGTCACCTTTTGAAACCTTATGTTTTGCCATGTATTCAAAATGAATATGATTTTTTAATGAACGGATGAGAAATCCTAgggcaaacaacaaaaacagcaataacgTTGTGACTGTGCTCTTGCAAAGCTACCACACAAACACGGTCAAAATCACAATGCTGCTTATTTACTCCCCTTCGGGCAATTAGATACCAACATGTGTAAAACTGTGGAATGGGCAGAAATAGCACCTGATGGTTGATGATTCAACCATATGCCTTAGGATGGCTCTTGCCATGCTCTGCACATTAAACGGATGGGTTGAGGTAATGGCTCCAGTGAATGACTGGTTCCTGGTCTGTGCTTCCATGACAAGCTGTCCCATGCCACAGAGACGGCGATAAGCTCACACTGTATGAGTCATCCAGGCATGACTTCCATTAGCTCTGACCTCCCCAGCCATCCAGGCAAAGCTTCTGGCTTCTGTCACTCCGGTACATATTGAGTTTAAACGATCCTGCCGGTATATGCACCTGTATCATGAGCTACAAATAGCACAGCCGACTTTTTGTCTTACTGTGATTAGCCATGGCAACATATTGAAGCTCATGGTATCATATTACTATTGTAATAATAAGCTATGatacacattttacagcagATTTCAAAATGACTGTAAAAATAGCATTACATTGCATACATTATCCATCACTAGATAATGTGTACAGCAATAAGCTGGTTCAAGACTGGTTATGGCAGGTGTAATGCCACATTGTTGAGAGTGTAATGTAGGCCTTTTGGCATAGGCTGTCATTCCAATAACATTTTACAGATGTTTTATGATGCCTACCAAATATTTGTGTACCAATATGATGATAGGTAGTGTGTTTAAAAAAGGTTCTGGATAAATTCCAGGTAGCTAACGCAAAACAAACTGCTCTGGACGGGAGGGTGGTTATAGAATTGCAGGAGAAGTAGTGTTAATATGTGCAACAGGGGCcggttccacaaagcaggattacggagttagctggataactgcacaatgtAAAAACCAGGAACAGCACTTTTTACTTTTAGATTTGGGTGGaggtccgggttttactcagtgcagttatccagctaactcagtaatcctgctttgataTACAGGCCCCAGGATATTCAGAAGTATTCAGAAGGCATATTTCTTGTCTGGCTAGGATGAGGCCTTCTCTTAGTGATAATGCTTACAAGTCACTATGGAGTCTTGCAAGAAGAGCGAGCCTTGGTCTTTCCgcaattttaaaatgttcttcttTAAGAGTTCTCCCGAGACCCTGCATACTCAAATGAGGACATTACAGTATTTTTCTTAATACATGGAActttccattaaaaataaatttaaaaaataaatgtaaaatatttccactgcaacatgtttttgtcatctaaggcacttgtattatgtcaacaaatgttaaatactttttttcccctgggTCACAACTGTTGAGAGTGTCACAATAGAACTGACCTACCTGCATTGCTTTTAATATGATATTTCCcttttgaaaagattttctgcaGATTCCAATAATGTGGGTACGAGGTCCCTCTGCGTACACTATTAAGCACATTATTACAAAAGATTTTTAATAATGTTCCAGAAGAACACTGATCACAATGAAAAGGCCAGATGTAAACACACTCAGAAACTGCAAGAGGAATATAAGGGCAGAAGCTATTTTAGCCATGGTGGTTTAGTCAGGTAGCTGAATACTGCCATTGTACAGAATATACAAATGTAGAGAATAGCAGGCTGATAGTCTGTCGATAAAATGCTTCAGTAGAATCTGATATAGTGGGGAGTGCTTTCTGGAGCCGCTCTCCGTCTTTCAGACctctgtgttttccttgcaTTGTCCTGGACATGCCTTTTGTCTCATTTAGTCTTGAGAAATGCCCTGCGCTCAGTAGCCAATCGCAGCGAGCCCATCTTCCCCATCCCACCCCATGCTGAGTTTCCCTAGCAACCTGTTCAACTGCCATGCTATGTGTTTTCCAGATGGGCTGTATGAGCGAAGAGAAGCACAAGCCTgtcatttgtatgtgtgcgtgtgtgtgtgtgtgtgtgtgtgtgtacatgtgtgtgtctgagtgtatatgtgtgtgcgggcatgtgtgtgtttgtgtgtgcatgcggacatttgtgtatgtgcatgtatgtctgtgtgtgtgtgtgtgtgtgtgtgtgcgtgcaggcatatgtgtgtgtgcatgtgcgtgcatgtgtgtgtgtgtgtgtgcgggcgtgtgtgtgtgtgtgtgtgtgtgtgtgtgtgcatgcatggatGCGGGCATGcgtatgcctgtgtatgtgagagagggagagagaatgagagaaactgagagtgtgtgttgttgCATGCAGCGTCTATGGTGTTGCattctatttcacttcatgtgTTTTCCTGAAAGCATCATATAAGATGGAACATTTCATAGATTCTAATCATTTGACTTTCTAATCCATCAGGAGAAGATAACCAGTCAGGGCTTTAATGATACAAGTtcaatacataattaaaatgctCTTGTGCAGCCAAAATTAATGTGACTAAATCCTCATGAGCATTCATAATGTGTGCAATTTTATGTCATTAGAAGAAATTGTAGAAGAATAAGTGCATTCTTGGAACTGTCTTTTGAGTTCTGCTTGCAATTAAGAATAAACCTGACTAATATCTGATTCTACATGCATATTTTCTAATCATAACTTGCTAAAGTAAGTCTTTATCTCTGCATTGCTCTGGCCCTCATTGAGTGCAATTGCATTCATACAGGAAATAATACTCTAGCATTGATATGATGGAAACAAGTAAGTGACGCTATCAGATGCTCTCATGTAGGCATGATTCAGTATCATCTCCTATTCGTAGGTTAGTATCCTACTGGTGGCCTTCAAAAATAAATCCTGCATAACGCAGCTGGACTGACTAATtcgaataataaaataattagacTTTGATATCAAACTCGAAATAGTGGGAAGGTCACTCTTTAAATGCTGCAGATGGCCTCGCAGTATTTTCTGGCCTTTCATATGTTTCTTTGCTTTGAAGACGTTAGGGAACGCGTTGTGCCTTTGGGCGTGATCGTATCGATTCGGGGCTGTGATCTCTGGCTGTGTCCGTCACGGTCATTGTCTGTTTTCTCAATCCCTTAAGCCGCGCGACGTTCAGCTGTCCATATAGAAATTTCATTGAAAACGGGAATCCGTCTGTTGTGCTTACGTAAATCATCAAGACGTAGGCCTATCTATGGGGAACGGTTTTTTTCTGTCCCTAAAATCGCACAAAATCTTTGTTTATAAGAAGAAATTAAACGAAAAGAAGAAGCAGAGTGGCGCAAGGGTTTTTAGCTAATGGACTTGTTTCGCGTTAGCTGTATTTCGTCAGCTGCTCCTGAGAATTACGTCTTCAAACAGGATGATTGTGTGCTTGATAAATGATGTgttcaaatgtcaaaaatatGTGCATGATGAATAGCATTAGACAGCTCAAGCTACATCTTCAAATAGCTGGTAGTTGGTATTTCAAagtggtcatagctggattttacaccagggaagctTGGTCCCTGCTGATTGGATAAATTAACACTGATTCC includes these proteins:
- the clvs2 gene encoding clavesin-2, whose protein sequence is MTHLQAGLSPETLEKAKVELKENPDTLHQDIQEVRDMIITRPDIGFLRTDDAFILRFLRARKFNHFEAFRLLAQYFEYRQQNLDMFKNLKATDPGIKQALKDGFPGVLSNLDRYGRKILVLFAANWDQSRYTFVDILRAILLSLETMIEDPELQVNGFVLIIDWSNFTFKQASKLTPSMLRLAIEGLQDSFPARFGGIHFVNQPWYIHALYTVIRPFLKDKTRKRIFMHGNNLNSLHQLIHPEILPSELGGMLPPYDMGTWARTLLDHAYDEEPEYSPESYTLSVKDLEKDLSPKTMKRSQSVVEPGVLKRPEKVKSEEENLQPLLSLD